GTGTCGCCATCGTCGTCGGCGCCGGACAGAGCCCCGGGGAAGGCATCGGCAACGGCCGCGCCACCGCCCTGACCTTTGCGCGCGAAGGCGCCAAGGTGTTGTGTGTCGACCACAATCTGGCCTCTGCCCAGGAGACCGTCGACATGATCGCCGCCAAGGAAGGCACCGCGGCGGCATTCAAGGCCGACGTCACCAAAAATACCGACCTCAAGGCGATGGTAGAGGATGCGCATGCCCGCTGGGGCCGCGTCGACATCCTGCACAACAATGTCGGCGTCAGCCTGTCCGGCGGCGACGCCGAGCTGCTCGACATATCGGAGGAAGCGTTCGACCGCTGCGTGGCGATCAACCTGAAGAGCTGCGTGCTGGCCGCCAAGCACGTGATCCCGATCATGCGGGCGCAGAAAAGTGGCGCGATCATCAACATCTCG
This portion of the Bradyrhizobium sp. AZCC 2262 genome encodes:
- a CDS encoding SDR family NAD(P)-dependent oxidoreductase, translating into MRLKDRVAIVVGAGQSPGEGIGNGRATALTFAREGAKVLCVDHNLASAQETVDMIAAKEGTAAAFKADVTKNTDLKAMVEDAHARWGRVDILHNNVGVSLSGGDAELLDISEEAFDRCVAINLKSCVLAAKHVIPIMRAQKSGAIINISSMAAITTYPYVAYKATKSAMIAFTEQLAYQNAQYGIRANVILPGLMNTPMAVDTRAREWGKSRAEVEAERDAKVPLRHKMGTGWDVANAALFLASDEASFITGVTLPVDGGSSVRRG